Proteins from a single region of Armatimonadota bacterium:
- a CDS encoding M14 family zinc carboxypeptidase, protein MSLQVHVPEDHGAVDVLATGADWVSVAPHDYPEDTYPNVWYWFCVRNASSAAVSPARITLSGLTAGPEPERVYVPFWSMSLWSRDGERWERVPPSNQALADDRVEFTADLAPGESVWIAETFPMPWEHCRSFMDHLAEIAEPGFELERLHLGDSEEGRPVLAARIANGKSRPALVLIGGQHAVEESGKLFCETAIEWLVRQRRTPQVRDLLSRHEIFLAPEVNPDGCYCGRMNTNARGVVMDALDDDSVEMRNQLRLADQVTPRILVNCHGWGNTIGTPPYEGWYRWRDEDPFFDHVCARVPGAATSTEHLLDGRFRLESYVREKFAAHAGILEINWNFYVKHEGSVVQPTIEHLRARSIEYFRAIATMED, encoded by the coding sequence ATGAGCTTGCAGGTGCACGTTCCTGAGGATCACGGTGCGGTTGACGTTCTGGCAACAGGCGCCGATTGGGTGAGCGTGGCGCCGCACGACTATCCGGAGGACACGTATCCTAATGTCTGGTACTGGTTTTGCGTGCGCAATGCCAGCAGTGCTGCGGTTTCGCCGGCGCGCATCACGCTGTCCGGCCTGACCGCCGGGCCGGAGCCCGAACGCGTATATGTGCCATTCTGGAGCATGTCGTTGTGGTCGAGGGACGGAGAGCGCTGGGAGCGCGTGCCTCCGTCAAACCAGGCTCTCGCTGACGACCGAGTGGAGTTCACTGCCGATCTCGCACCTGGCGAGAGCGTGTGGATTGCGGAGACCTTCCCCATGCCGTGGGAGCACTGCCGGTCGTTCATGGACCACCTTGCCGAGATTGCGGAGCCCGGGTTCGAACTTGAGCGGCTGCACCTGGGCGACAGCGAAGAGGGCCGCCCGGTGCTGGCAGCGCGCATCGCGAACGGCAAATCGCGCCCCGCGCTGGTTCTCATCGGCGGGCAGCATGCGGTGGAGGAAAGCGGCAAGTTGTTCTGCGAGACCGCAATCGAATGGCTTGTGCGGCAGCGGCGGACGCCGCAGGTGCGGGACCTGCTTTCCCGCCATGAGATCTTCCTGGCGCCTGAGGTCAACCCCGACGGGTGCTACTGCGGGCGAATGAATACCAATGCGCGGGGCGTCGTCATGGACGCCCTCGACGACGACAGCGTGGAAATGCGCAACCAATTGCGGCTGGCGGACCAGGTGACGCCGCGCATACTCGTCAACTGCCACGGCTGGGGAAACACGATCGGCACGCCGCCGTACGAGGGATGGTACCGCTGGCGCGATGAAGATCCATTCTTCGATCACGTGTGTGCGCGGGTGCCGGGAGCGGCCACGAGCACCGAGCACCTTCTCGACGGGCGCTTCAGGCTCGAATCATACGTGCGCGAGAAGTTCGCGGCACACGCAGGCATCTTGGAGATCAACTGGAACTTCTATGTCAAGCACGAGGGCTCGGTAGTTCAACCAACCATCGAGCACCTGCGGGCCCGCAGCATCGAGTACTTCCGTGCGATAGCGACCATGGAGGACTGA
- a CDS encoding carbohydrate ABC transporter permease encodes MRPRLSIQALLHLFLALGAVSMILPFLWMLSTSLKPESQIFASPTWLPKVWQWSNYSAAMAAAPFARYFANTVLYSTLVTTSNLLLCSLAAYAFARLNFRGKNLLFVLVLATMMIPGQVTMVPVFVMLKHWPLAGGNHLLGAGGHGLLNSYTGLVLPGAVGAFGIFLLRQFFMTLPRELEDAARIDGCSEFGIYWRIILPLSKPALATLGIFTFTAAWNEFLWPLLITSKDSMKTLQLGLQIFQTQYTTRWDLLMAGTVVVTLPVLLLFLFGQKYFTRGIAMSGMKG; translated from the coding sequence ATGAGGCCGAGACTCAGCATCCAAGCCCTCCTCCATCTCTTCCTCGCCCTGGGCGCGGTGAGCATGATCCTGCCCTTCTTGTGGATGCTCTCGACGTCGCTCAAACCGGAGTCGCAGATCTTCGCCTCCCCCACCTGGCTGCCCAAGGTTTGGCAATGGAGCAACTACTCCGCCGCGATGGCCGCCGCCCCCTTCGCCCGATACTTCGCCAACACCGTGCTCTACTCCACGCTCGTCACGACCTCGAACCTCCTCCTCTGCTCCCTCGCCGCCTACGCCTTCGCGCGCCTCAATTTTCGGGGAAAGAACCTGCTTTTCGTGCTCGTGCTCGCCACCATGATGATCCCCGGACAGGTGACCATGGTGCCGGTGTTCGTCATGCTCAAGCATTGGCCTCTCGCGGGCGGCAACCACCTCCTGGGCGCCGGCGGGCACGGCCTGCTGAACAGCTACACCGGCCTCGTGCTCCCGGGCGCGGTGGGCGCGTTCGGCATCTTCCTCCTGCGCCAGTTCTTCATGACCCTCCCCCGCGAGCTCGAGGACGCCGCCCGCATAGACGGCTGCTCCGAGTTCGGCATCTACTGGCGCATCATCCTCCCCCTCTCCAAACCCGCCCTCGCGACGCTGGGCATCTTCACCTTCACCGCCGCCTGGAACGAGTTCCTCTGGCCCCTCCTCATCACCAGCAAGGACTCCATGAAAACCCTCCAGCTCGGCCTCCAGATCTTCCAGACCCAGTACACCACGCGCTGGGACCTCCTCATGGCCGGCACCGTCGTCGTCACCCTCCCCGTCCTCCTCCTCTTTCTCTTCGGCCAGAAGTACTTCACGCGGGGGATCGCGATGAGCGGGATGAAGGGGTAG
- a CDS encoding sugar ABC transporter permease, translated as MAPPSAARREQRAAYLFLTPGLALFLVFTVIPVFAALYLSFCRYDVIHAPSWLGVKNYARLWEDLRSGGVFFLSLRNTAQYALGTIPLGMALALGLALLLNAGIRGMGLYRTTYYLPVVTSMVAVAMVWMWIYDPSYGLLNYLLGKLSFGRLAPQAWLGSPGEAMPAIVAMSVWKGLGYNTVIYLAGLQGIPEHLYEAATMDGAGAWQRFRRITWPLLKPTTAFILVVSVIGASQVFSQVYVMTNGGPNNATTTIVYQIFQNAFSYMKMGYASAMAFVLFGLIFVLSLLTLRLTRGGQVEYS; from the coding sequence ATGGCACCGCCTAGCGCCGCCCGTCGCGAACAGCGCGCCGCCTACCTCTTCCTCACCCCCGGGCTGGCCCTCTTCCTCGTCTTCACCGTCATCCCCGTGTTCGCCGCGCTCTACCTCTCGTTCTGCCGCTACGACGTGATCCACGCGCCGAGTTGGCTGGGGGTGAAGAACTACGCGCGCCTGTGGGAGGACCTGCGCAGCGGCGGCGTCTTCTTCCTCTCCCTGCGCAACACCGCGCAGTACGCCCTCGGCACTATCCCCCTCGGCATGGCCCTCGCGCTCGGACTGGCCCTGCTGCTCAACGCCGGCATCAGAGGCATGGGCCTGTATCGAACCACCTACTACCTGCCGGTGGTAACCAGCATGGTGGCCGTGGCCATGGTGTGGATGTGGATTTACGATCCGAGCTATGGGCTGCTGAACTATCTCTTGGGCAAGCTCTCCTTCGGCCGGCTCGCGCCGCAGGCCTGGCTCGGGAGCCCGGGGGAGGCGATGCCCGCGATCGTCGCCATGTCCGTGTGGAAGGGGCTGGGGTACAACACCGTCATCTACCTCGCCGGCCTGCAGGGGATCCCGGAGCATCTCTACGAGGCCGCGACCATGGACGGCGCGGGCGCCTGGCAGCGCTTTCGTCGCATCACCTGGCCCCTGCTCAAGCCCACCACCGCCTTCATCCTCGTGGTCTCCGTGATCGGCGCCTCCCAGGTCTTCTCGCAGGTGTACGTCATGACCAACGGCGGACCCAACAACGCCACCACCACCATCGTCTACCAGATCTTCCAGAACGCGTTCAGCTACATGAAGATGGGCTATGCCTCGGCCATGGCCTTCGTGCTCTTCGGGCTGATCTTCGTGCTCTCCCTCCTCACGCTGCGGCTCACCCGAGGGGGTCAGGTGGAGTACTCATGA
- a CDS encoding ABC transporter substrate-binding protein, whose translation MTELELWITDALPDTRDLIDKQLVPRFEAAHPGVKVNTQYIAWANIDQKLTISFAGGVQPDVFQVGAEYVGGLAYRGMAEPLDGRVARWGQKDDFFPASWSTCVYHGRTYGLPYLSAPRVLLYRKDLLRQAGFSHPPDTWEELAAAAEKMTRRKGKSIEFAGMNLPVSWQVFVEFLWENGGQIFNEEGTRSRLDSPEAIEALQFYVDLYNKYQVCPTAPMPTAGGSVPVFASQRAAMQFMNQTGIKNVKQYAPALLPKVGIAAPPRRKQRVVSVYTDWLAMSPQSPHKDLAWELMTFLMEPDNLAAYNSTLFFIPPRRSAVKAAQFMQQNPQLQEFVSLMDRYGRSLPAIPEWFEIRTGLQSAVSAAVYRTKTPEQALRDYSKELDELLAERTRG comes from the coding sequence GTGACGGAGCTCGAACTGTGGATCACCGATGCCCTCCCGGACACGCGGGATTTGATTGACAAGCAGCTCGTGCCGCGCTTCGAGGCCGCCCATCCGGGGGTGAAGGTGAATACCCAGTACATCGCCTGGGCGAACATAGATCAGAAGCTAACCATCAGCTTTGCCGGCGGCGTCCAGCCCGATGTCTTCCAGGTCGGCGCCGAGTACGTCGGCGGGCTGGCCTATCGCGGCATGGCCGAGCCGCTGGACGGTCGCGTCGCCAGGTGGGGCCAGAAGGACGATTTCTTCCCCGCCTCCTGGAGCACGTGCGTATACCACGGCAGGACCTACGGGCTGCCCTATCTCTCCGCCCCGCGGGTCCTGCTCTATCGCAAGGACTTGCTGCGCCAGGCCGGCTTCTCCCACCCGCCCGACACCTGGGAAGAGCTGGCCGCGGCCGCGGAGAAGATGACCCGCCGCAAGGGGAAGAGCATCGAGTTCGCGGGCATGAACCTGCCCGTCTCCTGGCAGGTGTTCGTCGAGTTCCTGTGGGAGAATGGCGGGCAGATCTTCAACGAGGAAGGGACGCGCTCGCGGCTCGACTCGCCCGAAGCGATCGAGGCCTTGCAGTTCTACGTGGACCTCTACAACAAGTACCAGGTCTGCCCCACCGCGCCCATGCCCACCGCCGGCGGCTCCGTCCCGGTCTTCGCCTCGCAGAGAGCCGCGATGCAGTTCATGAACCAGACCGGCATCAAGAACGTGAAGCAGTACGCGCCCGCGCTGCTCCCGAAGGTGGGGATCGCGGCCCCACCGCGGCGCAAGCAGCGCGTCGTCTCCGTGTACACGGACTGGCTGGCGATGTCGCCCCAGAGCCCGCACAAGGACCTCGCCTGGGAGCTGATGACCTTCCTGATGGAGCCGGACAACCTCGCCGCCTACAACTCCACCCTCTTCTTCATCCCCCCGCGGCGCTCCGCGGTGAAGGCGGCGCAGTTCATGCAGCAGAATCCGCAGCTTCAGGAGTTCGTTTCCCTCATGGATCGGTACGGCCGCTCCCTGCCCGCGATCCCGGAGTGGTTCGAGATCCGCACCGGCCTCCAGTCCGCCGTCTCTGCCGCGGTCTATAGGACGAAGACCCCGGAGCAGGCCCTGCGCGACTACTCGAAAGAGCTGGACGAGCTGTTGGCCGAGAGGACGAGGGGATGA
- a CDS encoding uroporphyrinogen decarboxylase family protein, protein MPLLEWAGWWDKTVSRWYDEGLSRELRDASAIREYLGLDVHRQLWISPRSRSCPSPPGPGMPLVADRKEYLEIKRHLYPDPAFDAALVRSWAERQKSGEMVVWITLSGFFWFPRGLLGIEPHLCAFYDQPSLLAEINQDLLAFNLRVLDQFCEICIPDFMTVAEDMSYNHGPMLSKPHFDEFMAPYYHRIIPSLMGRGIILFVDTDGDVTVPACWFEDVGVAALLPLERMAGVDVATLRRQHPRLRMIGAFDKTVMHLGEERIRKEFERLLPVMRQGGFIPSVDHQTPPEVSLDDYLLYARLLREYCEKACR, encoded by the coding sequence TTGCCCCTGCTCGAATGGGCTGGCTGGTGGGATAAGACCGTAAGCCGCTGGTATGACGAGGGACTATCGAGGGAGCTTCGGGATGCCAGCGCGATTCGGGAGTACCTCGGGCTGGACGTCCACAGGCAATTGTGGATTAGCCCACGCTCTCGATCCTGCCCCAGTCCACCTGGCCCCGGGATGCCCCTGGTAGCAGATCGGAAGGAGTACCTAGAGATCAAAAGGCACTTGTATCCGGACCCGGCTTTCGACGCGGCCCTGGTGCGATCGTGGGCCGAACGCCAGAAAAGCGGAGAGATGGTTGTCTGGATCACTTTGAGTGGTTTCTTCTGGTTCCCCCGGGGGCTGCTCGGCATCGAACCCCACCTGTGCGCCTTCTATGACCAGCCCAGTCTGCTCGCAGAGATCAACCAGGATCTCCTCGCCTTTAACTTGCGTGTGCTCGATCAGTTCTGCGAAATCTGCATCCCTGACTTCATGACAGTCGCGGAGGACATGTCGTACAACCATGGGCCTATGCTCTCGAAACCGCACTTCGATGAGTTCATGGCGCCCTATTACCATCGCATCATCCCTAGCCTCATGGGCCGTGGGATTATCCTATTCGTGGACACCGATGGCGACGTAACGGTGCCGGCATGCTGGTTCGAAGACGTGGGAGTGGCAGCGCTACTGCCGCTTGAGCGGATGGCCGGCGTCGATGTCGCGACGTTGCGCCGGCAGCATCCACGGCTCAGGATGATCGGGGCCTTCGACAAGACGGTAATGCATCTGGGTGAGGAGCGAATCCGAAAGGAGTTTGAGCGGTTGCTGCCGGTGATGCGACAGGGCGGCTTCATCCCATCCGTAGATCATCAGACGCCCCCCGAGGTCTCTCTCGATGACTATCTACTCTATGCTCGCCTACTCAGGGAGTACTGTGAAAAGGCGTGTCGGTGA
- the ilvE gene encoding branched-chain-amino-acid transaminase: MDRLVYINGQFAPAAEARISVFDHGLLYGDGVFEGIRAYNGRVFRLEQHLERLYDSAKALLLEIPLSADEMREAVLESLRRNDLSDGYLRLVVTRGRGDLGLDPRKCRDGATVIIIADSIELYPREFYERGLEVLTVVTRRNLPEAINPAIKSLNYLNNVLAKIEVCQAGLLEGIMLNHEGYVAEATGDNIFLYADGRLVTPPLSVGILNGITRAAVIELAANLGIPVSEERFTRYVVYTADECFLTGTAAEIIPVVTVDGRKIGEGVPGAVTRKLMERFTALTRSEGVPIAPRL; this comes from the coding sequence TTGGATCGACTGGTCTATATCAACGGCCAGTTTGCTCCCGCTGCTGAGGCGCGGATCTCGGTCTTTGATCACGGACTGCTGTACGGGGATGGTGTATTCGAGGGCATCAGGGCTTACAACGGGCGGGTTTTCCGCCTCGAACAGCACCTGGAGCGCCTATACGACAGCGCCAAGGCGCTCCTGCTGGAGATTCCTCTCTCGGCGGATGAGATGCGGGAAGCGGTGCTGGAGTCCCTGCGTCGCAATGACCTGAGCGACGGGTACCTGCGGCTGGTCGTCACCCGCGGCCGCGGCGACCTCGGCCTCGATCCGCGCAAGTGCCGCGACGGCGCCACCGTCATCATCATCGCCGACAGCATCGAGCTCTACCCGCGGGAGTTTTACGAGCGCGGGCTCGAGGTGCTGACCGTGGTCACCCGGCGCAACCTGCCGGAAGCCATTAACCCAGCCATCAAGTCCCTCAACTACCTCAACAACGTGCTGGCCAAGATCGAGGTCTGCCAGGCCGGGTTGCTCGAAGGCATCATGCTCAACCACGAGGGTTACGTGGCGGAGGCCACCGGCGACAACATCTTCCTCTACGCCGACGGGCGCCTGGTCACGCCGCCGCTGTCGGTTGGCATTCTCAATGGCATTACGCGCGCGGCGGTTATCGAACTGGCCGCGAACTTGGGTATACCGGTATCGGAGGAACGTTTTACGCGCTACGTCGTCTATACAGCGGACGAGTGCTTCCTGACCGGGACCGCGGCAGAGATCATCCCGGTGGTGACGGTGGACGGCCGCAAGATCGGCGAGGGAGTGCCGGGCGCGGTTACCAGGAAGCTGATGGAGCGATTCACGGCACTGACGCGCAGCGAGGGAGTGCCGATCGCACCGCGACTGTGA
- a CDS encoding DegT/DnrJ/EryC1/StrS family aminotransferase: MSKRDRLALEGGPPAITVPYVDHYPQITEEEIAAVMDTLRKGQISIGDGTGIIGELERNFAAMVGTRYALAQCNGTSCLHSAVFAAGVGFGDEVIVPSYT, encoded by the coding sequence ATGAGCAAGCGTGACCGCCTGGCGCTCGAGGGTGGGCCGCCTGCGATTACGGTTCCTTATGTGGACCACTATCCCCAGATCACGGAGGAGGAAATCGCCGCCGTCATGGATACGCTGCGCAAGGGGCAGATCTCCATCGGGGACGGCACCGGCATCATCGGTGAATTGGAACGCAACTTCGCCGCCATGGTGGGGACGCGCTATGCCTTGGCCCAGTGCAACGGCACCTCTTGCTTGCACTCGGCCGTGTTCGCCGCAGGCGTCGGCTTCGGCGACGAGGTGATCGTGCCCTCCTACACCTAG
- a CDS encoding SagB/ThcOx family dehydrogenase: protein MRWLVALLVACLVIGTAAVTGIGADAPVATPQEVTLPTPVTKGTMSLEEAIAKRRSVRGFHTQALTDQQIGQLLWAAQGITDPATGHRAAPSAMAMYPLTMYVFKTDGVFAYEPKGHRLIRISDQDRRAEVTQPPRGGEAAPVTFVFTGDRNKMGSRMAAMVDRFIYLEVGHAAENLALEATALGLATVTQGGINQQAVAKVLGLPETALVVYSMPVGHAATR from the coding sequence ATGAGATGGCTGGTCGCGCTGCTGGTGGCGTGTCTGGTGATCGGGACGGCAGCGGTGACGGGCATCGGCGCAGATGCGCCGGTCGCGACACCGCAGGAGGTGACGCTCCCCACACCGGTGACGAAGGGGACGATGTCGCTGGAAGAGGCGATTGCGAAGCGGCGCTCGGTACGGGGGTTCCACACCCAGGCGCTGACCGATCAGCAGATCGGGCAACTTCTGTGGGCGGCGCAGGGCATCACCGATCCGGCCACCGGGCACCGCGCGGCCCCGTCGGCGATGGCGATGTACCCGCTGACGATGTACGTGTTCAAGACTGACGGCGTGTTCGCGTATGAGCCGAAGGGGCACAGGCTGATCCGCATCTCAGATCAGGATCGGCGCGCGGAGGTGACGCAGCCCCCCCGCGGAGGGGAGGCGGCGCCGGTGACGTTCGTGTTCACCGGGGATCGGAACAAGATGGGATCGCGGATGGCCGCAATGGTGGATCGCTTCATCTACCTGGAGGTCGGCCACGCGGCCGAGAACCTGGCGTTGGAGGCAACCGCACTGGGGCTGGCGACGGTGACGCAAGGTGGGATCAACCAGCAGGCGGTGGCGAAGGTATTGGGCTTGCCGGAGACGGCGTTGGTGGTTTACTCGATGCCAGTGGGACATGCGGCCACGCGCTAA
- a CDS encoding ABC transporter transmembrane domain-containing protein, giving the protein MKTFLRALRYLTPYWPWQVGALVCAFVVTASSFIWPYASKHLLDDVLIPKQPPAHRERIVVTIVLVTLACILLGEAFKLLRAYLFTRAGEGAAADLRRDLFHHLHRLPMTYFDRRKTGGIMSVLQADVEALRALYSSLLVEMISNLLQVATTVAILTAYHPRLTLIGLPIPIAFGRKGAKEKEIVAAAQSANAHDFIRSLPEGYSTEVGEGGTRLSVGQKQRLAIARASLRDPRLLVLDEATPAQDSESERLVQEAMDRLMEGRTSAHRLSSVLRADRIAVLNEGRVTQTGSHAELLAMGGTYARLYALQFEVALEVEHGTA; this is encoded by the coding sequence ATGAAGACCTTCCTGCGCGCCCTACGTTATCTCACTCCCTATTGGCCCTGGCAAGTCGGGGCCCTGGTGTGCGCGTTTGTCGTCACCGCCTCCAGCTTCATCTGGCCCTACGCCAGCAAGCACCTCCTCGATGACGTGCTCATCCCGAAGCAGCCACCGGCCCATCGGGAGCGGATCGTGGTAACGATCGTCCTGGTCACGCTCGCCTGCATCCTCCTGGGCGAGGCCTTCAAACTGCTGCGCGCCTACCTCTTCACCCGTGCGGGCGAGGGGGCCGCCGCCGATCTGCGCCGCGACTTGTTCCACCACCTGCATCGCCTCCCCATGACCTACTTCGACCGGCGCAAGACCGGCGGCATCATGTCGGTGCTGCAGGCGGATGTCGAGGCCCTGCGGGCGCTCTACTCCTCACTCCTCGTAGAGATGATCTCGAACCTCCTTCAGGTCGCGACCACGGTCGCCATCCTCACCGCATACCATCCCCGGCTGACCCTCATCGGACTTCCGATCCCGATCGCCTTCGGCCGCAAGGGCGCGAAGGAAAAGGAGATCGTTGCCGCCGCCCAGTCCGCCAACGCGCACGACTTCATCAGGTCGCTGCCGGAGGGGTATAGCACAGAAGTAGGCGAGGGCGGCACCCGTCTCTCCGTGGGACAGAAGCAGCGCCTCGCCATCGCCCGCGCGAGCCTGCGCGACCCGCGCCTCCTGGTGCTGGATGAAGCGACCCCCGCACAGGACTCCGAGTCCGAGCGCCTGGTGCAGGAGGCCATGGACCGGCTGATGGAGGGACGCACCTCCGCCCACCGCCTCTCCAGCGTGCTGCGCGCGGATCGCATTGCGGTATTGAATGAAGGGCGCGTGACGCAGACCGGCTCGCACGCCGAACTGCTCGCCATGGGCGGCACCTACGCCCGCCTCTACGCGCTGCAGTTCGAAGTTGCGCTCGAGGTAGAACATGGCACCGCCTAG
- the istB gene encoding IS21-like element helper ATPase IstB: protein MNPQLQTSLKRLRLSGLASTLQVRLQEARTNQLGHEEFLELLLQDELALRDQRLLQRRLQATHFREHKTLEDFHWDFNPAIPRREVMELATCRFVEQGRGILFIGPPGTGKSHLAQAIGYQTIKLGYTVLYRSIFDLVRDLAADQALAGQDKLLERYLKPELLIIDDMGLRRIPPHSGEHLFEIIMRRHEVRSTIMTSNRPIEEWGKLLGDVPAAGAILDRFLQHAQVITMAGRSFRLKDKAQTEATKPSTKQENSKPKKDN from the coding sequence ATGAACCCACAACTGCAAACGAGCTTGAAACGCCTTCGACTGTCCGGGCTGGCGAGCACGCTCCAGGTTCGCCTACAGGAAGCCAGGACCAACCAACTGGGCCATGAGGAGTTCCTCGAATTGCTGCTCCAGGACGAGCTGGCGCTGCGCGATCAGCGCCTGCTCCAACGGCGGCTGCAGGCCACCCACTTCCGGGAGCACAAGACGCTGGAGGACTTCCACTGGGACTTCAACCCCGCTATCCCCCGCCGCGAGGTAATGGAGTTGGCCACCTGCCGCTTCGTCGAGCAGGGACGGGGAATCCTGTTCATCGGCCCGCCGGGCACCGGCAAGAGCCATCTCGCCCAAGCTATCGGCTACCAGACCATCAAGCTCGGTTACACCGTCCTGTATCGCTCGATCTTTGATCTCGTGCGCGATCTGGCTGCGGACCAGGCGCTCGCCGGCCAGGACAAGCTGCTGGAGCGCTACCTCAAGCCCGAACTGCTGATCATCGACGACATGGGACTAAGACGCATCCCGCCCCACTCGGGGGAGCATCTGTTCGAGATCATCATGCGCCGCCACGAGGTGCGATCCACCATCATGACCTCCAACCGGCCCATCGAGGAATGGGGTAAGCTGCTTGGCGACGTCCCCGCCGCCGGGGCCATCCTCGACCGCTTCCTGCAGCACGCCCAGGTCATCACCATGGCCGGGCGCAGCTTCCGGCTCAAGGACAAGGCCCAAACTGAGGCCACAAAACCGTCAACCAAGCAGGAAAACAGCAAGCCCAAGAAGGATAACTAA